The Saccharothrix variisporea genome has a segment encoding these proteins:
- a CDS encoding ABC transporter substrate-binding protein, with product MERNTLRIGVMPVVDVAPLKLATNEKLFEKAGLSVQLVTLSSEEEGIKQLDTTLDITWASHVNLFRTVAEGTQLQLQGEAYQAGVNTMALVTTDAKYDSPAAFEAPRIAVNSDKDIGALTTKAVLDTAGVEKQRINLRVMPFDQMVNALRAGQVDAAWMTEPFITKAQKDVGARIVTDTAVGPTKDFPMSGYASSKKFADANPKTLALFRQVLREAQQLASNNKLGVQDALTGYVDVDQQTAALVSVGTFPLSLNPIRLQRVADMMDTEDVLPGRLDVQGLLPPGTTN from the coding sequence CAACACACTCCGCATCGGTGTGATGCCCGTGGTCGACGTGGCCCCGCTGAAGCTCGCCACCAACGAGAAGCTGTTCGAGAAGGCCGGCCTGTCGGTCCAGCTCGTGACGCTGAGCAGCGAGGAAGAGGGCATCAAGCAGCTCGACACCACGCTGGACATCACGTGGGCCAGCCACGTGAACCTGTTCCGCACGGTCGCCGAGGGCACCCAGCTGCAGCTGCAGGGTGAGGCCTACCAGGCGGGCGTCAACACGATGGCGCTGGTCACGACCGACGCCAAGTACGACAGCCCGGCCGCCTTCGAGGCCCCGCGCATCGCCGTGAACAGCGACAAGGACATCGGCGCGCTGACCACCAAGGCCGTGCTGGACACCGCCGGCGTCGAGAAGCAGCGGATCAACCTGCGGGTCATGCCGTTCGACCAGATGGTCAACGCGCTGCGCGCGGGCCAGGTCGACGCCGCGTGGATGACCGAGCCGTTCATCACCAAGGCGCAGAAGGACGTCGGCGCGCGGATCGTGACCGACACCGCGGTCGGCCCGACCAAGGACTTCCCCATGTCCGGGTACGCGTCGAGCAAGAAGTTCGCCGACGCCAACCCCAAGACGCTGGCCCTGTTCCGGCAGGTCCTGCGGGAGGCGCAGCAGCTCGCGTCGAACAACAAGCTGGGCGTGCAGGACGCGCTGACCGGCTACGTCGACGTCGACCAGCAGACCGCCGCCCTGGTGTCGGTCGGCACGTTCCCGCTGTCGCTCAACCCGATCCGGCTCCAGCGGGTGGCCGACATGATGGACACCGAGGACGTCCTCCCGGGCCGCCTCGACGTCCAGGGATTGTTGCCACCGGGAACCACGAACTAG
- a CDS encoding LppU/SCO3897 family protein gives MSTDAPAPNPNYPPPPQQPPFPPQGAPMPQGGMPPGPPLPPPVPAQKKKPSVVVRILTSIAGLVVAALVIYGFNYFTSDAAQTKAGDCASVTGTQSKPDYKTVACGAAEANYTVGKVLGGPGESCGSDNYDQYTETRRRGPDSKLCLVPIMAEGNCYQLDGNAMGYPKVDCSSSGAYKLVKKVEGTEDEAACTDGAPLTYPEPKLTLCFAPTENA, from the coding sequence ATGAGCACGGACGCGCCCGCGCCCAACCCGAACTACCCGCCGCCTCCGCAGCAGCCGCCGTTCCCGCCGCAGGGCGCACCCATGCCGCAGGGTGGCATGCCGCCGGGGCCGCCGCTGCCGCCGCCGGTCCCGGCGCAGAAGAAGAAGCCGAGCGTCGTGGTGCGCATCCTGACCTCGATCGCGGGCCTCGTGGTCGCGGCCCTGGTCATCTACGGCTTCAACTACTTCACCAGCGACGCCGCCCAGACCAAGGCCGGCGACTGCGCGAGCGTGACCGGCACCCAGTCCAAGCCCGACTACAAGACGGTCGCGTGCGGCGCTGCCGAGGCGAACTACACCGTGGGCAAGGTGCTGGGCGGCCCGGGCGAGTCGTGCGGTAGCGACAACTACGACCAGTACACCGAGACCAGGCGTCGCGGCCCGGACTCGAAGCTGTGCCTGGTCCCGATCATGGCCGAGGGCAACTGCTACCAGCTCGACGGCAACGCCATGGGTTACCCGAAGGTGGACTGCTCGTCGTCGGGCGCGTACAAGCTGGTCAAGAAGGTCGAGGGGACCGAGGACGAGGCCGCCTGCACCGACGGCGCGCCGCTGACCTACCCGGAGCCGAAGCTGACCCTCTGCTTCGCCCCCACCGAGAACGCCTGA
- a CDS encoding LppU/SCO3897 family protein translates to MRKIGWVVVAVAVVAVGYYSLMMMAGEDRGPGPQPGECAHIEGRPEAPQYRTTSCADDQANVKVAKVVDADAECPQGGAPYTKYTSSHTLCLIPNFVEGNCYGRDKQAGLRKVDCTTAQSVRVVKVAHGTPATCEPDRAVAYPEPSVTFCLAKNGG, encoded by the coding sequence ATGCGGAAGATCGGATGGGTCGTCGTCGCGGTCGCCGTCGTCGCGGTCGGCTACTACTCGCTGATGATGATGGCCGGTGAGGACCGCGGGCCGGGCCCGCAGCCGGGTGAGTGCGCGCACATCGAGGGTCGCCCGGAGGCGCCCCAGTACCGCACCACCAGCTGCGCCGACGACCAGGCCAACGTCAAGGTCGCCAAGGTGGTCGACGCCGACGCGGAGTGCCCGCAGGGCGGTGCGCCCTACACCAAGTACACGTCGTCGCACACGCTGTGCCTGATCCCCAACTTCGTCGAGGGCAACTGCTACGGCCGGGACAAGCAGGCGGGTCTGCGCAAGGTCGACTGCACGACCGCCCAGTCGGTCCGGGTCGTGAAGGTCGCGCACGGCACGCCGGCGACGTGCGAGCCGGACCGGGCGGTGGCCTACCCGGAGCCGTCGGTCACGTTCTGCCTGGCCAAGAACGGCGGCTGA
- a CDS encoding SRPBCC family protein: MKLEHRFTVPAPVPDVWAALLDPRRVAPCLPGATLTDVEGPKFSGTVKVKLGPVTLLYKGSGQFTSVSEDAHAAMVKASGKDSRGNGTASATVTVTLTPSGDGTAVHVVTDLTVTGRPAQLGRGLITEVSGRIVDEFADCLATRLVPGEAEEVTASASQASRPRLRAVPDEPIDLLETAGAPVLKRVLPVAAAALAVVFLVGLRRRRRR; this comes from the coding sequence ATGAAGCTCGAACACCGGTTCACCGTCCCCGCGCCCGTGCCGGACGTGTGGGCGGCCCTGCTCGACCCGCGGCGGGTGGCGCCGTGCCTGCCCGGCGCCACCCTCACCGACGTCGAGGGGCCGAAGTTCAGCGGCACCGTCAAGGTCAAGCTCGGCCCGGTGACCCTGCTCTACAAGGGTTCCGGGCAGTTCACGTCGGTGTCCGAGGACGCGCACGCGGCCATGGTCAAGGCGTCCGGCAAGGACAGCCGCGGCAACGGCACCGCGTCGGCGACGGTCACGGTGACGCTCACCCCGTCCGGCGACGGCACGGCCGTGCACGTGGTGACCGACCTGACCGTCACCGGGCGGCCCGCGCAGCTCGGGCGCGGGCTGATCACCGAGGTCAGCGGCCGGATCGTGGACGAGTTCGCCGATTGCCTGGCGACGCGGCTCGTGCCGGGGGAGGCTGAGGAGGTGACAGCTTCTGCCTCGCAGGCCTCCCGACCGCGGTTGCGGGCCGTGCCCGACGAGCCGATCGACCTGCTGGAGACGGCGGGCGCGCCGGTGCTCAAGCGGGTGCTGCCGGTCGCCGCGGCGGCCCTGGCCGTGGTGTTCCTGGTGGGCCTGCGCCGCAGGCGGCGGCGCTGA
- a CDS encoding LysR family transcriptional regulator, with amino-acid sequence MSHKPADGLDLALLRTFLAVHRAGSFTSAARVLGLSQPTVTSQVRLLEQRLRRQLFERLPRGVRPTSVADELAAEVARPLDELAAVLDRGQPAAPPEPVHLAGPAEILCLRVLPALAPHVAEGLRLRITTGLTDELLEGLRAGRFDLVISTLRPRGRTLTAVPLMDEEFVLVAAPRWAHLTPDTLREAPLLTYAEDLPIARRYWRHVFGVRLTTQAAVVMPDLRGVLSAAVAGAGITVLPRYLCADELASGALVPLLEPEDPPINTAYLAQRAGATPNRHVTLVRDVLLREGRTW; translated from the coding sequence ATGTCCCATAAGCCTGCTGATGGGTTGGACCTGGCGCTACTGCGGACGTTCCTGGCCGTCCACCGGGCGGGGTCGTTCACGTCGGCGGCCCGCGTGCTCGGGCTGTCGCAGCCGACCGTGACCAGCCAGGTCCGACTGCTGGAGCAGCGCCTGCGGCGGCAGCTGTTCGAGCGGCTGCCGCGCGGGGTCCGGCCGACGTCGGTGGCCGACGAGCTGGCCGCCGAGGTGGCGCGGCCGTTGGACGAGCTGGCGGCGGTGCTGGACCGGGGTCAGCCGGCCGCGCCGCCGGAACCGGTGCACCTGGCCGGTCCGGCGGAGATCTTGTGCCTGCGGGTGCTGCCCGCGCTCGCGCCGCACGTGGCCGAGGGCCTGCGGCTGCGGATCACGACCGGGCTGACCGACGAGCTGCTGGAGGGCCTGCGGGCGGGCCGGTTCGACCTGGTGATCTCGACCCTGCGCCCCCGCGGGCGCACCCTGACCGCCGTCCCGCTGATGGACGAGGAGTTCGTGCTGGTGGCGGCCCCGAGGTGGGCGCACCTGACCCCGGACACCCTCCGCGAGGCGCCGCTGCTGACCTACGCCGAGGACCTGCCCATCGCCCGCCGGTACTGGCGGCACGTGTTCGGCGTCCGCCTGACCACGCAGGCGGCGGTGGTGATGCCCGACCTGCGGGGCGTGCTGTCGGCGGCGGTGGCCGGCGCGGGGATCACCGTCCTGCCCCGCTACCTGTGCGCGGACGAGCTGGCCTCCGGCGCCCTGGTGCCCCTGCTGGAGCCCGAGGACCCGCCGATCAACACCGCTTACCTCGCCCAACGCGCGGGCGCGACCCCGAACCGGCACGTGACCCTGGTCCGGGACGTGCTGCTGCGCGAGGGCCGGACCTGGTGA
- a CDS encoding CapA family protein, with protein MPVACLVAACTGSPVVITSSRPAPTTSSVPPLPSFTLAAGGDILIHPALTEQADADGPRDFVPLLSGLREAIDADLSICHLETPLSAPGAPTYGYPAFSAPPEVAKALKTIGYDSCSTASNHTLDRGAGAIKTTLDVLDAAGLAHTGSFRSPEESATPLLLDARGVKVGHISFTYGFNGIPLPQPWTANQLSVEGVLAAARAAKAAGAEVVVASLHWGAEYQHEATAEQREMAAAILADPAVDLIIGTHVHAVQPIEQIGGKWVVYGMGNEVARHSEPRGITEEGIVTRFKFVKDASGWRVEQAEYVPTLVEFGPPIRVVDLTRVERTPRRVEALQRTEGVVSSMGSTITHR; from the coding sequence GTGCCGGTCGCCTGCCTCGTCGCGGCCTGCACCGGGTCGCCGGTGGTCATCACGTCGTCCCGGCCCGCGCCCACGACTTCGTCGGTCCCGCCCCTGCCGTCGTTCACCCTGGCGGCGGGCGGCGACATCCTCATCCACCCGGCGCTGACCGAGCAGGCCGACGCCGACGGACCGCGCGACTTCGTGCCGCTGCTGTCCGGGCTGCGCGAGGCGATCGACGCGGACCTGTCGATCTGCCACCTGGAGACCCCGCTGTCCGCGCCCGGCGCCCCGACCTACGGCTACCCGGCGTTCAGCGCGCCGCCCGAGGTCGCGAAGGCCCTCAAGACCATCGGCTACGACTCCTGCTCGACCGCGTCCAACCACACGCTGGACCGGGGCGCGGGAGCGATCAAGACGACCCTGGACGTGCTCGACGCGGCCGGCCTGGCGCACACCGGCTCGTTCCGCTCGCCCGAGGAGTCGGCCACCCCGCTGCTGCTGGACGCACGCGGGGTGAAGGTCGGGCACATCTCGTTCACGTACGGCTTCAACGGCATCCCGCTGCCGCAACCGTGGACGGCGAACCAGCTCTCGGTGGAGGGCGTCCTCGCCGCCGCTCGCGCCGCGAAGGCCGCCGGCGCGGAGGTCGTGGTCGCCAGCCTCCACTGGGGCGCGGAGTACCAGCACGAAGCCACCGCCGAGCAGAGGGAGATGGCGGCGGCGATCCTGGCCGACCCGGCGGTGGACCTGATCATCGGGACGCACGTGCACGCGGTGCAGCCGATCGAGCAGATCGGCGGCAAGTGGGTCGTGTACGGCATGGGCAACGAGGTGGCCCGGCACTCCGAGCCGCGCGGGATCACGGAGGAGGGGATCGTGACCCGGTTCAAGTTCGTGAAGGACGCTTCCGGGTGGCGGGTGGAACAGGCGGAGTACGTGCCGACGTTGGTCGAGTTCGGGCCGCCGATCCGGGTGGTGGACCTGACGCGCGTCGAACGCACTCCCCGTCGTGTGGAGGCTTTGCAGCGCACCGAGGGCGTGGTTTCGAGCATGGGCAGCACCATCACCCATCGGTGA
- a CDS encoding LppU/SCO3897 family protein, with protein sequence MTTPPNPPYGPPPGNQPGGYPPGGYPASGNPPGANPPGGYPPGANPPGGYPAGGNPPGYPPSQPQGFPAQPGQPGYPPPYQPQPGSQPPPFQGQPGAYPPPYQPNQGQPGSGAFPAQSGGYPPPPPGFPPGQSEFPAPPEQKTSKGAKILIALVALGIVGVVVAGLIASKDSPGSADAGDCIKVNSVSVSKADVDKIDCSSPEAAFKVAVNLDSSTKACPTGDYAEYRDSGGRRSDGFKLCLVLNAKSGDCFKQEGTIVAAKTTKVTCGSSATHKVTKVANTADENQCESGDTVYVYSQPATTICMSETK encoded by the coding sequence GTGACCACGCCCCCGAACCCGCCCTACGGCCCGCCACCGGGGAACCAGCCCGGCGGTTATCCGCCCGGTGGCTACCCGGCGAGTGGGAACCCGCCCGGCGCGAACCCGCCCGGCGGCTACCCGCCCGGCGCGAACCCGCCCGGTGGCTACCCGGCCGGTGGGAACCCGCCCGGCTACCCGCCGTCCCAGCCGCAGGGCTTCCCCGCCCAGCCGGGCCAACCGGGGTACCCGCCGCCCTACCAGCCGCAGCCGGGCAGTCAACCGCCGCCGTTCCAGGGCCAGCCGGGCGCGTACCCGCCCCCGTACCAGCCGAACCAGGGCCAACCCGGCTCCGGCGCCTTCCCCGCCCAGTCCGGCGGCTACCCGCCGCCACCGCCGGGCTTCCCGCCCGGCCAGTCGGAGTTCCCCGCGCCGCCGGAGCAGAAGACCTCCAAGGGCGCCAAGATCCTGATCGCGCTGGTCGCCCTGGGCATCGTCGGTGTCGTGGTCGCCGGCCTGATCGCGAGCAAGGACAGTCCGGGCAGCGCCGACGCGGGCGACTGCATCAAGGTCAACTCCGTCTCGGTCTCCAAGGCCGACGTCGACAAGATCGACTGCTCGTCGCCGGAGGCCGCGTTCAAGGTCGCCGTCAACCTCGACAGCAGCACCAAGGCGTGCCCGACCGGCGACTACGCGGAGTACCGCGACAGCGGCGGCCGGCGCAGTGACGGCTTCAAGCTGTGCCTGGTGCTCAACGCGAAGTCGGGGGACTGCTTCAAGCAGGAAGGAACGATTGTCGCGGCCAAAACCACCAAGGTGACCTGTGGTTCTTCGGCCACGCACAAGGTGACCAAGGTCGCGAACACCGCGGACGAGAACCAGTGTGAGAGCGGGGACACGGTGTACGTCTACTCACAGCCCGCGACGACGATCTGCATGAGCGAGACGAAATAG
- a CDS encoding FAD binding domain-containing protein — protein sequence MIPAAFDYVAPTSVEEAVRALAEGGEDAKVMAGGQSLIPVLRMRLAAPTLVVDLSGLSELTGVHDEGESLLIGALTTHYEVQRDHLVREHARLLCLATDTVADPQIRHRGTFGGALAHADPAGDLLAPALALDAVMVCRGPDGTREVPAAEFFVDYFTTALAPDELLTHVRVPKLPGWGAHYEKFNRVAQAWSIVAVAAALEVSGGVITDARVGLTNMGPTPVRARGVEEALVGQPATAEAITTAATRAAEGTDPTTDGNADAEYRTHLARVLTERAVTAAVSA from the coding sequence GTGATCCCGGCCGCGTTCGACTACGTGGCGCCCACGTCGGTCGAGGAAGCCGTGCGGGCGCTGGCCGAGGGCGGGGAGGACGCCAAGGTGATGGCCGGCGGCCAGAGCCTGATCCCCGTGCTGCGGATGCGCCTGGCCGCGCCGACGCTGGTGGTGGACCTGTCCGGGCTCAGCGAGCTGACCGGCGTGCACGACGAGGGCGAGTCGCTGCTCATCGGCGCGCTCACCACGCACTACGAGGTGCAGCGCGACCACCTGGTCCGCGAGCACGCCCGGCTGCTCTGCCTGGCCACCGACACGGTGGCGGACCCGCAGATCCGGCACCGGGGCACGTTCGGGGGTGCCCTGGCCCACGCCGACCCGGCCGGCGACCTGCTCGCTCCCGCCCTGGCGCTGGACGCCGTGATGGTGTGCCGGGGCCCGGACGGGACGCGGGAGGTGCCGGCGGCGGAGTTCTTCGTCGACTACTTCACCACCGCCCTGGCCCCGGACGAGCTGCTCACCCACGTGCGGGTGCCCAAGCTGCCCGGCTGGGGCGCGCACTACGAGAAGTTCAACCGGGTCGCGCAGGCCTGGTCGATCGTGGCGGTGGCGGCGGCGCTGGAGGTGTCCGGCGGGGTCATCACCGACGCCCGGGTGGGCCTGACCAACATGGGCCCGACACCCGTGCGGGCGCGCGGTGTGGAGGAAGCGCTGGTCGGGCAGCCGGCCACGGCCGAGGCCATCACCACGGCCGCCACCCGGGCCGCCGAGGGCACCGACCCGACGACCGACGGCAACGCCGACGCCGAGTACCGCACCCACCTGGCCCGGGTGCTCACCGAACGGGCCGTGACCGCCGCGGTGAGCGCATGA
- a CDS encoding LppU/SCO3897 family protein codes for MAALAVVTAGYFVLRERAAADAGDCVSIGRQDENNRADVKTLGCDEDAASFKVGKVLDKSDEACPEDGLYTEVSPAASAGDGYKLCLLPNMSEGSCYKPDEGTGFVKTDCTGPETIKVTKVIKDSVDLSQCPDSAGMSYPEPKITYCLAPAEL; via the coding sequence GTGGCCGCACTCGCTGTCGTCACCGCCGGGTACTTCGTGCTCCGCGAGCGGGCCGCCGCGGACGCGGGCGACTGCGTCAGCATCGGCCGCCAGGACGAGAACAACCGCGCCGACGTCAAGACCCTCGGCTGCGACGAGGACGCCGCGTCCTTCAAGGTCGGCAAGGTCCTCGACAAGTCCGACGAGGCCTGCCCCGAGGACGGCCTGTACACCGAGGTGTCCCCGGCGGCCAGTGCGGGCGACGGCTACAAGCTGTGCCTGCTGCCCAACATGTCCGAGGGGTCCTGCTACAAGCCCGACGAGGGCACCGGGTTCGTCAAGACCGACTGCACCGGCCCGGAGACCATCAAGGTCACCAAGGTCATCAAGGACTCCGTGGACCTGTCCCAGTGCCCCGACAGCGCGGGCATGTCCTACCCGGAGCCCAAGATCACCTACTGCCTCGCGCCCGCGGAGCTCTAG
- a CDS encoding type 1 glutamine amidotransferase domain-containing protein, whose amino-acid sequence MAKILFVLTGSDHWTLADGTAHPTGFWAEEFVAPRRSFTDAGHTVVVATPGGVVPPVDRGSLSADANGGQAQADALAAELEAAEELRQPLKLEDVDLADYDAVFYPGGHGPMEDLAVNPDSGRLLATALRAGTPLAVLCHAPAALLAAGDAFAGYRVTAFTNEEEKLAGLADKAKWLLQDRLVELGVDFVAGAPFQPHVVVDRNLYTGQNPSSSGPLAKQMLEVL is encoded by the coding sequence ATGGCAAAGATCCTGTTCGTGCTGACCGGCTCCGACCACTGGACCCTCGCCGACGGCACCGCCCACCCGACCGGCTTCTGGGCCGAGGAGTTCGTCGCGCCCCGCCGGTCGTTCACCGACGCCGGCCACACCGTCGTCGTCGCGACCCCCGGCGGCGTGGTGCCGCCCGTGGACCGGGGCAGCCTGTCCGCCGACGCCAACGGCGGCCAAGCGCAGGCCGACGCCCTCGCGGCGGAACTGGAAGCTGCGGAGGAGCTCCGGCAACCGCTCAAGCTGGAGGACGTCGACCTCGCCGACTACGACGCCGTCTTCTACCCCGGCGGCCACGGCCCGATGGAGGACCTCGCGGTCAACCCCGACTCCGGCCGCCTGCTGGCCACCGCGCTGCGGGCCGGCACGCCGCTGGCCGTGCTGTGCCACGCGCCCGCCGCCCTGCTCGCCGCCGGTGACGCGTTCGCGGGGTACCGGGTGACGGCGTTCACCAACGAGGAGGAGAAGCTGGCGGGCCTGGCGGACAAGGCGAAGTGGCTGCTCCAGGACCGCCTGGTGGAGCTGGGCGTCGACTTCGTGGCCGGCGCGCCGTTCCAGCCGCACGTCGTGGTGGACCGCAACCTGTACACCGGCCAGAACCCGTCGTCCTCGGGGCCGCTGGCGAAGCAGATGCTCGAAGTCCTCTAG
- a CDS encoding o-succinylbenzoate synthase, with product MFVYAIPLRNRFRGITVREGVLFEGTRGWGEFCAFLDYDDAEAVPWWETAVEAAERGWPEPVRDTIPVNCTVPVVSPERAHAIVATSGCTTAKVKVADPGTLLSDDLDRVEAVRDALGPDGAVRVDANAAWDVDTAVQAIRALDKAAQGLEYVEQPCPSLDDLAAVRRRVDVRIAADESIRRAEDPLRVAVAGAADVAVIKVAPLGGVRRALEVAEACGLPCVVSSAVETSVGMAAGLALAGALPELDFACGLGTLPLLDGDVTTASLVPVDGVLPVPRTAPVPDRFAEFAADEATTRRWLDRVARVRRNPG from the coding sequence GTGTTCGTCTACGCGATCCCCCTGCGCAACCGGTTCCGCGGCATCACCGTGCGGGAAGGGGTGCTCTTCGAAGGGACGCGTGGCTGGGGCGAGTTCTGCGCCTTCCTCGACTACGACGACGCCGAAGCCGTCCCCTGGTGGGAGACCGCCGTCGAAGCCGCCGAACGCGGGTGGCCCGAACCGGTGCGCGACACCATCCCGGTCAACTGCACGGTTCCGGTGGTGTCGCCGGAGCGTGCGCACGCCATCGTCGCCACCTCCGGGTGCACGACGGCCAAGGTGAAGGTCGCCGACCCCGGGACGCTGCTGTCCGACGACCTCGACCGCGTCGAGGCGGTCCGGGACGCGTTGGGGCCCGACGGCGCGGTTCGGGTGGACGCCAACGCCGCATGGGACGTGGACACCGCCGTCCAAGCCATCCGCGCGCTGGACAAGGCCGCGCAAGGACTGGAGTACGTCGAGCAACCGTGCCCGTCGCTGGACGACCTCGCGGCCGTGCGGCGGCGGGTGGACGTCCGGATCGCCGCCGACGAGTCGATCCGCCGCGCCGAGGACCCGTTGCGGGTCGCGGTCGCCGGCGCGGCGGACGTGGCGGTGATCAAGGTGGCCCCGCTCGGCGGGGTGCGGCGTGCGCTGGAGGTTGCCGAGGCGTGCGGGTTGCCGTGCGTGGTGTCGTCGGCGGTCGAGACGTCGGTGGGGATGGCCGCCGGGCTCGCGCTCGCGGGTGCGTTGCCGGAGCTGGACTTCGCCTGCGGCCTGGGCACGTTGCCGCTGCTGGACGGCGACGTGACGACCGCGTCCCTGGTGCCGGTGGACGGGGTGCTGCCGGTGCCGCGGACCGCGCCCGTGCCCGACCGGTTCGCCGAGTTCGCCGCCGACGAGGCCACCACGCGCAGGTGGCTGGACCGCGTCGCCCGGGTCCGCCGGAATCCCGGCTAG
- a CDS encoding DNA repair helicase XPB, with product MTDGPLIVQSDKTLLLEVDHPLSDDARTAIAPFAELERAPEHVHTYRVTPLALWNARAAGHDAEQVVDALVRFSRYPVPQPLLVDVVDTMGRFGRLQLTNHPAHGLVLSSLDRAVLEEVLRHKKVKPMLGERIDADTVIVHPSERGRLKQLLLKIGWPAEDLAGYVDGEAHPIDLVEDGWQLRDYQRLAAQAFWAGGSGVVVLPCGAGKTLVGAAAMAEARATTLILVTNTVAGRQWKRELVARTSLTEDEIGEYSGERKEIRPVTIATYQVITRKSKGEYKHLELFDSRDWGLIVYDEVHLLPAPVFRMTADLQSRRRLGLTATLVREDGQEGDVFSLIGPKRYDVPWRDIEAQGWIAPADCTEVRVTLTDNERLEYATAEAEERYKLCSTARTKLPVVRAILDRHAGEPTLVIGAYLDQLETLGQELDAPVIQGSTKNKEREALFDAFRRGELRTLVVSKVANFSIDLPEASVAVQVSGTFGSRQEEAQRLGRLLRPKGDGRQAHFYSVVSRDTLDTDYAAHRQRFLAEQGYAYKIVDADDLLGPKLPEIG from the coding sequence GTGACCGACGGCCCTTTGATCGTCCAGTCGGACAAGACCCTGCTGCTGGAGGTCGACCACCCGCTGTCGGACGACGCGCGCACCGCCATCGCGCCGTTCGCCGAGCTGGAGCGCGCCCCCGAGCACGTCCACACCTACCGCGTCACCCCGCTGGCGCTGTGGAACGCGCGCGCCGCCGGGCACGACGCCGAGCAGGTGGTGGACGCGCTGGTCCGGTTCTCCCGCTACCCGGTGCCGCAGCCGCTGCTGGTCGACGTGGTCGACACGATGGGCCGCTTCGGCCGGCTCCAGCTGACCAACCACCCGGCCCACGGCCTGGTCCTGAGCTCGCTGGACCGCGCGGTGCTGGAGGAGGTGCTCCGGCACAAGAAGGTCAAGCCGATGCTCGGCGAGCGCATCGACGCCGACACGGTGATCGTCCACCCCAGCGAACGCGGGCGGCTCAAGCAGCTGCTGCTCAAGATCGGCTGGCCCGCCGAGGACCTGGCCGGGTACGTCGACGGCGAGGCGCACCCCATCGACCTGGTCGAGGACGGCTGGCAGCTGCGCGACTACCAGCGGCTGGCGGCGCAGGCGTTCTGGGCGGGCGGCTCGGGCGTGGTCGTGCTGCCGTGCGGCGCGGGCAAGACGTTGGTCGGCGCGGCGGCGATGGCCGAGGCGCGGGCGACGACGCTGATCCTGGTCACCAACACCGTGGCCGGTCGGCAGTGGAAGCGCGAGCTGGTGGCCCGCACGTCGCTGACCGAGGACGAGATCGGCGAGTACTCCGGCGAGCGCAAGGAGATCCGGCCGGTCACCATCGCGACCTACCAGGTGATCACGCGCAAGTCGAAGGGCGAGTACAAGCACCTGGAGCTGTTCGACTCGCGCGACTGGGGCCTGATCGTCTACGACGAGGTCCACCTGCTGCCCGCGCCGGTCTTCCGGATGACCGCGGACCTCCAGTCCCGCCGCCGCCTCGGCCTGACCGCGACCCTGGTCCGCGAGGACGGCCAGGAGGGCGACGTGTTCTCCCTCATCGGCCCGAAGCGCTACGACGTGCCGTGGCGCGACATCGAGGCCCAGGGCTGGATCGCCCCCGCCGACTGCACCGAGGTCCGCGTGACCCTGACCGACAACGAACGCCTCGAATACGCCACCGCCGAAGCCGAGGAGCGCTACAAGCTCTGCTCGACGGCCCGCACCAAGCTCCCGGTCGTCCGAGCGATCCTGGACCGGCACGCCGGCGAGCCCACCCTGGTGATCGGCGCGTACCTGGACCAGCTGGAGACGCTCGGCCAGGAGCTGGACGCGCCGGTGATCCAGGGTTCGACGAAGAACAAGGAGCGCGAGGCCCTGTTCGACGCGTTCCGGCGGGGCGAGCTGCGGACGCTGGTGGTGTCGAAGGTGGCGAACTTCTCCATCGACCTGCCGGAGGCGTCGGTGGCGGTGCAGGTGTCCGGGACGTTCGGGTCCAGGCAGGAGGAGGCGCAGCGGCTGGGGAGGTTGCTGCGGCCCAAGGGGGACGGGCGTCAGGCGCACTTCTACTCGGTGGTGTCGCGGGACACTTTGGACACCGATTACGCGGCACACCGGCAGCGGTTCTTGGCTGAGCAGGGGTATGCGTACAAGATCGTCGACGCGGACGACCTGCTGGGACCGAAGCTCCCCGAGATCGGCTGA